In Papaver somniferum cultivar HN1 chromosome 1, ASM357369v1, whole genome shotgun sequence, a genomic segment contains:
- the LOC113325462 gene encoding uncharacterized protein LOC113325462 isoform X5, which yields MMGSLSLMIILINFLVASSNLSAIEGNLPTSFNHLRRIPRFLNQDRMDKLGPSDAGASTLKSSLPRITAAIKPAQHAKVELIEAETSTFESQNDRALKLERRRMRYIEKINELNEEEIERYFHQGMTGESFSNNSKGKETSLAPSLSPGIVDHQHGDVHCAEASRKRKDKSVLVYQAPKQRRENNCVPGRSTSKGIVIGSRHGDNDNLDPVDYDISSDDGDYYEIDTSDDDVAADDANQISRYVRPHDNKPVTSTSSTVSEMAILPRSPRLCEQPQIPKYYRISNRNMKGVRHFLGKMDVKIRGSNNHTQQFVWQSERTFSNILSRVSTR from the exons ATGATGGGAAGTTTATCGCTAatgataatcttaattaatttCCTTGTTGCTTCATCAAATTTATCAG cAATTGAGGGGAACCTGCCCACCAGTTTCAACCATCTTCGTCGAATCCCTAGGTTCCTCAACCAAGATAGAATGGATAAACTAGGACCAAGTGATGCTGGTGCTTCAACTCTCAAGTCAAGTCTACCTCGGATCACAGCGGCCATAAAACCAGCCCAACATGCTAAAGTTGAATTAATT GAAGCTGAAACAAGTACTTTCGAGTCACAGAACGATAGGGCATTAAAGTTGGAAAGACGTCGTATGCGTTATATAGAGAAGATaaatgaattgaatgaagaagaaatagaaaGATATTTCCATCAGGGAATGACAGGAGAAAGTTTCAGCAACAACTCTAAAGGTAAGGAAACGTCTTTGGCTCCATCTCTAAGCCCCGGGATTGTTGACCATCAGCATGGTGATGTGCACTGTGCAGAAGCCTCCCGAAAGAGAAAGGATAAATCGGTTTTGGTATACCAG GCACCGAAACAACGCCGAGAAAATAACTGTGTACCTGGTAGAAGCACTTCGAAAGGCATAGTCATTGGTTCAAGACATGGAGATAACGACAACCTTGATCCAGTGGATTACGATATCAGTAGTGATGATGGGGATTATTACGAGAT AGATACAAGTGACGATGATGTTGCGGCGGATGATGCAAACCAAATTAGTAGGTATGTCCGACCACATGACAATAAACCCGTAACGAGTACAAGTAGCACCGTTTCTGAGATGGCGATTCTCCCTCGAAGCCCTAGACTTTGCGAGCAACCTCAAATTCCAAAATATTATAGAATATCGAATAGGAATATGAAAGGTGTGAGACATTTTCTTGGGAAAATGGAtgtgaaaatacgggggtctaacaaccacacccaacaattcgtttggcaatctgagaggactttctccaatatactttctagagtatcaactagatag
- the LOC113325462 gene encoding uncharacterized protein LOC113325462 isoform X4, whose amino-acid sequence MLFDHGKKLEVIKRYSYCIGSSFKIYLDLDIYCCLIAFNGLILEHQYNANFDYKLIIKFGYELELLFANLNMSLNAKNGDRWVSNKLSAKIPQQDKALYTMVILHVAKDCKFSNAAIEGNLPTSFNHLRRIPRFLNQDRMDKLGPSDAGASTLKSSLPRITAAIKPAQHAKVELIEAETSTFESQNDRALKLERRRMRYIEKINELNEEEIERYFHQGMTGESFSNNSKEASRKRKDKSVLVYQAPKQRRENNCVPGRSTSKGIVIGSRHGDNDNLDPVDYDISSDDGDYYEIDTSDDDVAADDANQISRYVRPHDNKPVTSTSSTVSEMAILPRSPRLCEQPQIPKYYRISNRNMKGVRHFLGKMDVKIRGSNNHTQQFVWQSERTFSNILSRVSTR is encoded by the exons ATGTTATTTGATCATGGTAAAAAGCTTGAAGTTATTAAAAGGTATTCATATTGTATTGGAAGTAGTTTTAAGATCTATTTGGATTTGGATATATATTGTTGTTTGATTGCTTTTAATGGGTTGATTCTGGAGCATCAATACAATGCAAATTTTGATTACAAGCTGATTATAAAATTTGGGTATGAATTGGAATTGTTGTTTGCAAACTTGAATATGTCTTTAAATGCCAAAAATGGAGACAGGTGGGTTTCCAACAAGTTGTCTGCGAAAATACCGCAGCAGGATAAGGCTCTCTACACTATGGTGATACTTCATGTGGCAAAGGATTGTAAGTTTAGCAATGCAG cAATTGAGGGGAACCTGCCCACCAGTTTCAACCATCTTCGTCGAATCCCTAGGTTCCTCAACCAAGATAGAATGGATAAACTAGGACCAAGTGATGCTGGTGCTTCAACTCTCAAGTCAAGTCTACCTCGGATCACAGCGGCCATAAAACCAGCCCAACATGCTAAAGTTGAATTAATT GAAGCTGAAACAAGTACTTTCGAGTCACAGAACGATAGGGCATTAAAGTTGGAAAGACGTCGTATGCGTTATATAGAGAAGATaaatgaattgaatgaagaagaaatagaaaGATATTTCCATCAGGGAATGACAGGAGAAAGTTTCAGCAACAACTCTAAAG AAGCCTCCCGAAAGAGAAAGGATAAATCGGTTTTGGTATACCAG GCACCGAAACAACGCCGAGAAAATAACTGTGTACCTGGTAGAAGCACTTCGAAAGGCATAGTCATTGGTTCAAGACATGGAGATAACGACAACCTTGATCCAGTGGATTACGATATCAGTAGTGATGATGGGGATTATTACGAGAT AGATACAAGTGACGATGATGTTGCGGCGGATGATGCAAACCAAATTAGTAGGTATGTCCGACCACATGACAATAAACCCGTAACGAGTACAAGTAGCACCGTTTCTGAGATGGCGATTCTCCCTCGAAGCCCTAGACTTTGCGAGCAACCTCAAATTCCAAAATATTATAGAATATCGAATAGGAATATGAAAGGTGTGAGACATTTTCTTGGGAAAATGGAtgtgaaaatacgggggtctaacaaccacacccaacaattcgtttggcaatctgagaggactttctccaatatactttctagagtatcaactagatag
- the LOC113325462 gene encoding uncharacterized protein LOC113325462 isoform X1, translating to MLFDHGKKLEVIKRYSYCIGSSFKIYLDLDIYCCLIAFNGLILEHQYNANFDYKLIIKFGYELELLFANLNMSLNAKNGDRWVSNKLSAKIPQQDKALYTMVILHVAKDCKFSNAAIEGNLPTSFNHLRRIPRFLNQDRMDKLGPSDAGASTLKSSLPRITAAIKPAQHAKVELIEAETSTFESQNDRALKLERRRMRYIEKINELNEEEIERYFHQGMTGESFSNNSKGKETSLAPSLSPGIVDHQHGDVHCAEASRKRKDKSVLVYQAPKQRRENNCVPGRSTSKGIVIGSRHGDNDNLDPVDYDISSDDGDYYEIDTSDDDVAADDANQISRYVRPHDNKPVTSTSSTVSEMAILPRSPRLCEQPQIPKYYRISNRNMKGVRHFLGKMDVKIRGSNNHTQQFVWQSERTFSNILSRVSTR from the exons ATGTTATTTGATCATGGTAAAAAGCTTGAAGTTATTAAAAGGTATTCATATTGTATTGGAAGTAGTTTTAAGATCTATTTGGATTTGGATATATATTGTTGTTTGATTGCTTTTAATGGGTTGATTCTGGAGCATCAATACAATGCAAATTTTGATTACAAGCTGATTATAAAATTTGGGTATGAATTGGAATTGTTGTTTGCAAACTTGAATATGTCTTTAAATGCCAAAAATGGAGACAGGTGGGTTTCCAACAAGTTGTCTGCGAAAATACCGCAGCAGGATAAGGCTCTCTACACTATGGTGATACTTCATGTGGCAAAGGATTGTAAGTTTAGCAATGCAG cAATTGAGGGGAACCTGCCCACCAGTTTCAACCATCTTCGTCGAATCCCTAGGTTCCTCAACCAAGATAGAATGGATAAACTAGGACCAAGTGATGCTGGTGCTTCAACTCTCAAGTCAAGTCTACCTCGGATCACAGCGGCCATAAAACCAGCCCAACATGCTAAAGTTGAATTAATT GAAGCTGAAACAAGTACTTTCGAGTCACAGAACGATAGGGCATTAAAGTTGGAAAGACGTCGTATGCGTTATATAGAGAAGATaaatgaattgaatgaagaagaaatagaaaGATATTTCCATCAGGGAATGACAGGAGAAAGTTTCAGCAACAACTCTAAAGGTAAGGAAACGTCTTTGGCTCCATCTCTAAGCCCCGGGATTGTTGACCATCAGCATGGTGATGTGCACTGTGCAGAAGCCTCCCGAAAGAGAAAGGATAAATCGGTTTTGGTATACCAG GCACCGAAACAACGCCGAGAAAATAACTGTGTACCTGGTAGAAGCACTTCGAAAGGCATAGTCATTGGTTCAAGACATGGAGATAACGACAACCTTGATCCAGTGGATTACGATATCAGTAGTGATGATGGGGATTATTACGAGAT AGATACAAGTGACGATGATGTTGCGGCGGATGATGCAAACCAAATTAGTAGGTATGTCCGACCACATGACAATAAACCCGTAACGAGTACAAGTAGCACCGTTTCTGAGATGGCGATTCTCCCTCGAAGCCCTAGACTTTGCGAGCAACCTCAAATTCCAAAATATTATAGAATATCGAATAGGAATATGAAAGGTGTGAGACATTTTCTTGGGAAAATGGAtgtgaaaatacgggggtctaacaaccacacccaacaattcgtttggcaatctgagaggactttctccaatatactttctagagtatcaactagatag
- the LOC113325462 gene encoding uncharacterized protein LOC113325462 isoform X3, translated as MLFDHGKKLEVIKRYSYCIGSSFKIYLDLDIYCCLIAFNGLILEHQYNANFDYKLIIKFGYELELLFANLNMSLNAKNGDRWVSNKLSAKIPQQDKALYTMVILHVAKDCKFSNAAIEGNLPTSFNHLRRIPRFLNQDRMDKLGPSDAGASTLKSSLPRITAAIKPAQHAKVELINDRALKLERRRMRYIEKINELNEEEIERYFHQGMTGESFSNNSKGKETSLAPSLSPGIVDHQHGDVHCAEASRKRKDKSVLVYQAPKQRRENNCVPGRSTSKGIVIGSRHGDNDNLDPVDYDISSDDGDYYEIDTSDDDVAADDANQISRYVRPHDNKPVTSTSSTVSEMAILPRSPRLCEQPQIPKYYRISNRNMKGVRHFLGKMDVKIRGSNNHTQQFVWQSERTFSNILSRVSTR; from the exons ATGTTATTTGATCATGGTAAAAAGCTTGAAGTTATTAAAAGGTATTCATATTGTATTGGAAGTAGTTTTAAGATCTATTTGGATTTGGATATATATTGTTGTTTGATTGCTTTTAATGGGTTGATTCTGGAGCATCAATACAATGCAAATTTTGATTACAAGCTGATTATAAAATTTGGGTATGAATTGGAATTGTTGTTTGCAAACTTGAATATGTCTTTAAATGCCAAAAATGGAGACAGGTGGGTTTCCAACAAGTTGTCTGCGAAAATACCGCAGCAGGATAAGGCTCTCTACACTATGGTGATACTTCATGTGGCAAAGGATTGTAAGTTTAGCAATGCAG cAATTGAGGGGAACCTGCCCACCAGTTTCAACCATCTTCGTCGAATCCCTAGGTTCCTCAACCAAGATAGAATGGATAAACTAGGACCAAGTGATGCTGGTGCTTCAACTCTCAAGTCAAGTCTACCTCGGATCACAGCGGCCATAAAACCAGCCCAACATGCTAAAGTTGAATTAATT AACGATAGGGCATTAAAGTTGGAAAGACGTCGTATGCGTTATATAGAGAAGATaaatgaattgaatgaagaagaaatagaaaGATATTTCCATCAGGGAATGACAGGAGAAAGTTTCAGCAACAACTCTAAAGGTAAGGAAACGTCTTTGGCTCCATCTCTAAGCCCCGGGATTGTTGACCATCAGCATGGTGATGTGCACTGTGCAGAAGCCTCCCGAAAGAGAAAGGATAAATCGGTTTTGGTATACCAG GCACCGAAACAACGCCGAGAAAATAACTGTGTACCTGGTAGAAGCACTTCGAAAGGCATAGTCATTGGTTCAAGACATGGAGATAACGACAACCTTGATCCAGTGGATTACGATATCAGTAGTGATGATGGGGATTATTACGAGAT AGATACAAGTGACGATGATGTTGCGGCGGATGATGCAAACCAAATTAGTAGGTATGTCCGACCACATGACAATAAACCCGTAACGAGTACAAGTAGCACCGTTTCTGAGATGGCGATTCTCCCTCGAAGCCCTAGACTTTGCGAGCAACCTCAAATTCCAAAATATTATAGAATATCGAATAGGAATATGAAAGGTGTGAGACATTTTCTTGGGAAAATGGAtgtgaaaatacgggggtctaacaaccacacccaacaattcgtttggcaatctgagaggactttctccaatatactttctagagtatcaactagatag
- the LOC113325462 gene encoding uncharacterized protein LOC113325462 isoform X2 produces MLFDHGKKLEVIKRYSYCIGSSFKIYLDLDIYCCLIAFNGLILEHQYNANFDYKLIIKFGYELELLFANLNMSLNAKNGDRWVSNKLSAKIPQQDKALYTMVILHVAKDSIEGNLPTSFNHLRRIPRFLNQDRMDKLGPSDAGASTLKSSLPRITAAIKPAQHAKVELIEAETSTFESQNDRALKLERRRMRYIEKINELNEEEIERYFHQGMTGESFSNNSKGKETSLAPSLSPGIVDHQHGDVHCAEASRKRKDKSVLVYQAPKQRRENNCVPGRSTSKGIVIGSRHGDNDNLDPVDYDISSDDGDYYEIDTSDDDVAADDANQISRYVRPHDNKPVTSTSSTVSEMAILPRSPRLCEQPQIPKYYRISNRNMKGVRHFLGKMDVKIRGSNNHTQQFVWQSERTFSNILSRVSTR; encoded by the exons ATGTTATTTGATCATGGTAAAAAGCTTGAAGTTATTAAAAGGTATTCATATTGTATTGGAAGTAGTTTTAAGATCTATTTGGATTTGGATATATATTGTTGTTTGATTGCTTTTAATGGGTTGATTCTGGAGCATCAATACAATGCAAATTTTGATTACAAGCTGATTATAAAATTTGGGTATGAATTGGAATTGTTGTTTGCAAACTTGAATATGTCTTTAAATGCCAAAAATGGAGACAGGTGGGTTTCCAACAAGTTGTCTGCGAAAATACCGCAGCAGGATAAGGCTCTCTACACTATGGTGATACTTCATGTGGCAAAGGATT cAATTGAGGGGAACCTGCCCACCAGTTTCAACCATCTTCGTCGAATCCCTAGGTTCCTCAACCAAGATAGAATGGATAAACTAGGACCAAGTGATGCTGGTGCTTCAACTCTCAAGTCAAGTCTACCTCGGATCACAGCGGCCATAAAACCAGCCCAACATGCTAAAGTTGAATTAATT GAAGCTGAAACAAGTACTTTCGAGTCACAGAACGATAGGGCATTAAAGTTGGAAAGACGTCGTATGCGTTATATAGAGAAGATaaatgaattgaatgaagaagaaatagaaaGATATTTCCATCAGGGAATGACAGGAGAAAGTTTCAGCAACAACTCTAAAGGTAAGGAAACGTCTTTGGCTCCATCTCTAAGCCCCGGGATTGTTGACCATCAGCATGGTGATGTGCACTGTGCAGAAGCCTCCCGAAAGAGAAAGGATAAATCGGTTTTGGTATACCAG GCACCGAAACAACGCCGAGAAAATAACTGTGTACCTGGTAGAAGCACTTCGAAAGGCATAGTCATTGGTTCAAGACATGGAGATAACGACAACCTTGATCCAGTGGATTACGATATCAGTAGTGATGATGGGGATTATTACGAGAT AGATACAAGTGACGATGATGTTGCGGCGGATGATGCAAACCAAATTAGTAGGTATGTCCGACCACATGACAATAAACCCGTAACGAGTACAAGTAGCACCGTTTCTGAGATGGCGATTCTCCCTCGAAGCCCTAGACTTTGCGAGCAACCTCAAATTCCAAAATATTATAGAATATCGAATAGGAATATGAAAGGTGTGAGACATTTTCTTGGGAAAATGGAtgtgaaaatacgggggtctaacaaccacacccaacaattcgtttggcaatctgagaggactttctccaatatactttctagagtatcaactagatag
- the LOC113325462 gene encoding uncharacterized protein LOC113325462 isoform X6, producing the protein MLFDHGKKLEVIKRYSYCIGSSFKIYLDLDIYCCLIAFNGLILEHQYNANFDYKLIIKFGYELELLFANLNMSLNAKNGDRWVSNKLSAKIPQQDKALYTMVILHVAKDCKFSNAAIEGNLPTSFNHLRRIPRFLNQDRMDKLGPSDAGASTLKSSLPRITAAIKPAQHAKVELIEAETSTFESQNDRALKLERRRMRYIEKINELNEEEIERYFHQGMTGESFSNNSKGKETSLAPSLSPGIVDHQHGDVHCAEASRKRKDKSVLVYQAPKQRRENNCVPGRSTSKGIVIGSRHGDNDNLDPVDYDISSDDGDYYEMFHYAL; encoded by the exons ATGTTATTTGATCATGGTAAAAAGCTTGAAGTTATTAAAAGGTATTCATATTGTATTGGAAGTAGTTTTAAGATCTATTTGGATTTGGATATATATTGTTGTTTGATTGCTTTTAATGGGTTGATTCTGGAGCATCAATACAATGCAAATTTTGATTACAAGCTGATTATAAAATTTGGGTATGAATTGGAATTGTTGTTTGCAAACTTGAATATGTCTTTAAATGCCAAAAATGGAGACAGGTGGGTTTCCAACAAGTTGTCTGCGAAAATACCGCAGCAGGATAAGGCTCTCTACACTATGGTGATACTTCATGTGGCAAAGGATTGTAAGTTTAGCAATGCAG cAATTGAGGGGAACCTGCCCACCAGTTTCAACCATCTTCGTCGAATCCCTAGGTTCCTCAACCAAGATAGAATGGATAAACTAGGACCAAGTGATGCTGGTGCTTCAACTCTCAAGTCAAGTCTACCTCGGATCACAGCGGCCATAAAACCAGCCCAACATGCTAAAGTTGAATTAATT GAAGCTGAAACAAGTACTTTCGAGTCACAGAACGATAGGGCATTAAAGTTGGAAAGACGTCGTATGCGTTATATAGAGAAGATaaatgaattgaatgaagaagaaatagaaaGATATTTCCATCAGGGAATGACAGGAGAAAGTTTCAGCAACAACTCTAAAGGTAAGGAAACGTCTTTGGCTCCATCTCTAAGCCCCGGGATTGTTGACCATCAGCATGGTGATGTGCACTGTGCAGAAGCCTCCCGAAAGAGAAAGGATAAATCGGTTTTGGTATACCAG GCACCGAAACAACGCCGAGAAAATAACTGTGTACCTGGTAGAAGCACTTCGAAAGGCATAGTCATTGGTTCAAGACATGGAGATAACGACAACCTTGATCCAGTGGATTACGATATCAGTAGTGATGATGGGGATTATTACGAGAT GTTTCATTATGCCTTGTAG
- the LOC113325462 gene encoding uncharacterized protein LOC113325462 isoform X7, protein MVILHVAKDCKFSNAAIEGNLPTSFNHLRRIPRFLNQDRMDKLGPSDAGASTLKSSLPRITAAIKPAQHAKVELIEAETSTFESQNDRALKLERRRMRYIEKINELNEEEIERYFHQGMTGESFSNNSKGKETSLAPSLSPGIVDHQHGDVHCAEASRKRKDKSVLVYQAPKQRRENNCVPGRSTSKGIVIGSRHGDNDNLDPVDYDISSDDGDYYEIDTSDDDVAADDANQISRYVRPHDNKPVTSTSSTVSEMAILPRSPRLCEQPQIPKYYRISNRNMKGVRHFLGKMDVKIRGSNNHTQQFVWQSERTFSNILSRVSTR, encoded by the exons ATGGTGATACTTCATGTGGCAAAGGATTGTAAGTTTAGCAATGCAG cAATTGAGGGGAACCTGCCCACCAGTTTCAACCATCTTCGTCGAATCCCTAGGTTCCTCAACCAAGATAGAATGGATAAACTAGGACCAAGTGATGCTGGTGCTTCAACTCTCAAGTCAAGTCTACCTCGGATCACAGCGGCCATAAAACCAGCCCAACATGCTAAAGTTGAATTAATT GAAGCTGAAACAAGTACTTTCGAGTCACAGAACGATAGGGCATTAAAGTTGGAAAGACGTCGTATGCGTTATATAGAGAAGATaaatgaattgaatgaagaagaaatagaaaGATATTTCCATCAGGGAATGACAGGAGAAAGTTTCAGCAACAACTCTAAAGGTAAGGAAACGTCTTTGGCTCCATCTCTAAGCCCCGGGATTGTTGACCATCAGCATGGTGATGTGCACTGTGCAGAAGCCTCCCGAAAGAGAAAGGATAAATCGGTTTTGGTATACCAG GCACCGAAACAACGCCGAGAAAATAACTGTGTACCTGGTAGAAGCACTTCGAAAGGCATAGTCATTGGTTCAAGACATGGAGATAACGACAACCTTGATCCAGTGGATTACGATATCAGTAGTGATGATGGGGATTATTACGAGAT AGATACAAGTGACGATGATGTTGCGGCGGATGATGCAAACCAAATTAGTAGGTATGTCCGACCACATGACAATAAACCCGTAACGAGTACAAGTAGCACCGTTTCTGAGATGGCGATTCTCCCTCGAAGCCCTAGACTTTGCGAGCAACCTCAAATTCCAAAATATTATAGAATATCGAATAGGAATATGAAAGGTGTGAGACATTTTCTTGGGAAAATGGAtgtgaaaatacgggggtctaacaaccacacccaacaattcgtttggcaatctgagaggactttctccaatatactttctagagtatcaactagatag
- the LOC113325462 gene encoding uncharacterized protein LOC113325462 isoform X8, whose amino-acid sequence MVILHVAKDSIEGNLPTSFNHLRRIPRFLNQDRMDKLGPSDAGASTLKSSLPRITAAIKPAQHAKVELIEAETSTFESQNDRALKLERRRMRYIEKINELNEEEIERYFHQGMTGESFSNNSKGKETSLAPSLSPGIVDHQHGDVHCAEASRKRKDKSVLVYQAPKQRRENNCVPGRSTSKGIVIGSRHGDNDNLDPVDYDISSDDGDYYEIDTSDDDVAADDANQISRYVRPHDNKPVTSTSSTVSEMAILPRSPRLCEQPQIPKYYRISNRNMKGVRHFLGKMDVKIRGSNNHTQQFVWQSERTFSNILSRVSTR is encoded by the exons ATGGTGATACTTCATGTGGCAAAGGATT cAATTGAGGGGAACCTGCCCACCAGTTTCAACCATCTTCGTCGAATCCCTAGGTTCCTCAACCAAGATAGAATGGATAAACTAGGACCAAGTGATGCTGGTGCTTCAACTCTCAAGTCAAGTCTACCTCGGATCACAGCGGCCATAAAACCAGCCCAACATGCTAAAGTTGAATTAATT GAAGCTGAAACAAGTACTTTCGAGTCACAGAACGATAGGGCATTAAAGTTGGAAAGACGTCGTATGCGTTATATAGAGAAGATaaatgaattgaatgaagaagaaatagaaaGATATTTCCATCAGGGAATGACAGGAGAAAGTTTCAGCAACAACTCTAAAGGTAAGGAAACGTCTTTGGCTCCATCTCTAAGCCCCGGGATTGTTGACCATCAGCATGGTGATGTGCACTGTGCAGAAGCCTCCCGAAAGAGAAAGGATAAATCGGTTTTGGTATACCAG GCACCGAAACAACGCCGAGAAAATAACTGTGTACCTGGTAGAAGCACTTCGAAAGGCATAGTCATTGGTTCAAGACATGGAGATAACGACAACCTTGATCCAGTGGATTACGATATCAGTAGTGATGATGGGGATTATTACGAGAT AGATACAAGTGACGATGATGTTGCGGCGGATGATGCAAACCAAATTAGTAGGTATGTCCGACCACATGACAATAAACCCGTAACGAGTACAAGTAGCACCGTTTCTGAGATGGCGATTCTCCCTCGAAGCCCTAGACTTTGCGAGCAACCTCAAATTCCAAAATATTATAGAATATCGAATAGGAATATGAAAGGTGTGAGACATTTTCTTGGGAAAATGGAtgtgaaaatacgggggtctaacaaccacacccaacaattcgtttggcaatctgagaggactttctccaatatactttctagagtatcaactagatag